One Peterkaempfera bronchialis DNA window includes the following coding sequences:
- a CDS encoding acyltransferase family protein, with the protein MRPHVRPEQSVPKVGGRLDSLTGLRWWAALLVFGEHISALKLGTRVGADERGPADEVLHFFFGTGTIGVSCFFILSGFVLAWTYRPDTDTVRRFWQRRFAKIYPVYLVSTVLAFVLFAGMGQAPSVANVALHLTLLQSWVPDQGLYFGLNPVTWSLSCEAFFYLAMPLLFLWLRRSGVRTLYLVIGAAVALSLVLPYTLGALVDLPYPATEMIPTGPVGGPFAYWFTYVFPGFRVLEFAAGVAAALLVRRQAWRGPSVAWSLVICLAGWAVNQQLPPRLQHEAGTFLPFVMLMAALAVADLQGRWSPLRGRRMRFLGEISYCLYVFQLLLLAVVADVLRPALAAAGVLADKEAALPGWLVGPAVLGCLALCSLAAWAAYRWVEVPMMRRLRPRVMRPDGTGPVAPATVSARMPA; encoded by the coding sequence GTGAGACCCCACGTGAGACCCGAGCAGTCCGTACCCAAGGTCGGTGGCCGACTCGACTCGCTGACCGGTCTGCGCTGGTGGGCGGCGCTGCTCGTGTTCGGCGAGCACATCTCCGCACTCAAGCTGGGCACCCGGGTCGGTGCGGACGAGCGCGGGCCCGCCGACGAGGTGCTGCACTTCTTCTTCGGCACCGGAACCATCGGCGTCAGCTGCTTCTTCATCCTCAGCGGCTTCGTCCTCGCCTGGACCTACCGGCCGGACACGGACACGGTCCGGCGATTCTGGCAGCGCCGGTTCGCCAAGATCTACCCGGTGTACCTCGTCTCGACGGTGCTGGCGTTTGTGCTGTTCGCCGGTATGGGCCAGGCGCCCAGCGTGGCCAATGTGGCGCTGCACCTGACGCTGCTTCAGTCATGGGTGCCCGACCAGGGGCTGTACTTCGGGCTCAACCCGGTCACCTGGTCGCTGAGTTGCGAGGCGTTCTTCTATCTGGCGATGCCGCTGCTCTTCCTGTGGCTGCGCCGGTCCGGGGTCAGGACCCTGTACCTGGTGATCGGCGCGGCGGTGGCGCTGTCCTTGGTGCTGCCGTACACCCTGGGCGCCCTGGTCGACCTCCCCTACCCGGCAACGGAGATGATCCCGACGGGACCGGTGGGCGGTCCCTTCGCATACTGGTTCACCTATGTCTTCCCGGGCTTCCGGGTACTGGAGTTCGCCGCCGGTGTCGCTGCGGCGCTGCTGGTGCGCAGGCAGGCATGGCGCGGCCCCTCGGTGGCCTGGTCGCTGGTGATCTGCCTGGCGGGCTGGGCGGTCAACCAGCAGCTTCCGCCCCGGCTTCAGCACGAGGCGGGGACCTTCCTCCCGTTTGTGATGCTGATGGCCGCGCTGGCGGTGGCGGACCTGCAGGGCCGGTGGAGCCCACTGCGGGGCCGCCGGATGCGCTTCCTCGGTGAGATCTCGTACTGCCTGTATGTGTTCCAGCTGCTGCTGCTCGCCGTGGTGGCCGATGTGCTGCGCCCCGCGCTCGCCGCCGCCGGAGTGCTCGCCGACAAGGAGGCGGCGCTGCCCGGCTGGCTGGTGGGTCCGGCCGTGTTGGGCTGCCTCGCCCTGTGCTCGCTGGCGGCCTGGGCGGCCTATCGCTGGGTCGAGGTGCCGATGATGCGACGCCTGCGGCCACGCGTGATGCGACCGGACGGCACCGGCCCGGTCGCACCGGCCACGGTCAGCGCCCGTATGCCCGCATGA
- a CDS encoding FAD-dependent oxidoreductase gives MSEPSAPSEPSTRSATGPLPQPATAADPDVVIVGAGPAGLLLGLLLGRLGRRVLLIEREPAPRPGPGNGICPILQPATLGVLGDLGLLPDLVKGTTPVTHGEVIAADTVVAGYSYAELPGAPVDFALPTSIVHLRDVLTEAVLATPGVEIVYEATVHGLPERDGADDGPRGLLLETAEGMRTLRPSLIVGCDGKRSAVRRMAGISSEITEFRRGYLELRVPMPDFWGGVMRAYFTADGYMLGTPIADDQLLFVWITDETTAGRVADGSLAELVERYASGIPGAADWIRAHTRDRKQVREFPHHIVRPERWVAGNVLLVGDSAHGVHVYGGQGLNLSLQDAACLADAVDEALTAGDTAALRRFEAIRMPFISAFQDMQRIHLAALAERSGQQGGGQGVGHLPEFAPLALGQPELRAALAAAGRRPTRNEG, from the coding sequence ATGTCTGAACCGTCCGCACCGTCCGAGCCGTCGACGAGGTCCGCGACCGGTCCCCTTCCGCAGCCGGCTACGGCCGCCGACCCGGATGTCGTCATCGTCGGCGCAGGCCCGGCCGGCCTGCTCCTCGGCCTGCTCCTCGGCCGCCTCGGCCGCCGGGTGCTGCTGATCGAGCGGGAACCCGCCCCACGGCCCGGCCCCGGCAACGGCATCTGCCCGATCCTGCAGCCCGCCACGCTCGGTGTGCTCGGCGACCTCGGCCTGCTGCCCGACCTGGTCAAGGGCACCACCCCCGTCACCCATGGCGAGGTGATCGCCGCCGACACCGTCGTCGCGGGATACTCCTACGCCGAACTCCCGGGCGCACCGGTCGACTTCGCTCTGCCGACCTCGATCGTCCACCTGCGCGACGTGCTCACCGAGGCCGTCCTCGCCACCCCGGGCGTCGAGATCGTCTATGAGGCCACCGTGCACGGCCTGCCCGAGCGCGATGGGGCCGATGACGGCCCCCGCGGCCTGCTGCTGGAGACCGCCGAGGGGATGCGTACGCTGCGTCCCTCGCTGATCGTGGGCTGCGACGGCAAGCGCTCCGCGGTCCGCCGGATGGCCGGGATCTCCTCCGAGATCACCGAGTTCCGCCGGGGCTACCTCGAACTGCGCGTCCCCATGCCCGACTTCTGGGGCGGGGTGATGCGCGCCTACTTCACCGCCGACGGCTATATGCTCGGCACCCCGATCGCCGACGACCAACTGCTCTTCGTCTGGATCACAGACGAGACGACCGCCGGGCGGGTGGCGGACGGCTCGCTGGCGGAGCTGGTGGAGCGCTATGCGAGCGGCATCCCGGGCGCTGCCGACTGGATCCGCGCCCACACCCGCGACCGGAAGCAGGTGCGGGAGTTTCCCCACCACATCGTGCGCCCCGAGCGCTGGGTGGCCGGCAACGTCCTGCTCGTCGGTGACAGTGCGCACGGCGTGCACGTCTACGGCGGGCAGGGGCTGAACCTCTCGCTGCAGGACGCGGCCTGCCTCGCGGACGCCGTGGACGAGGCGCTGACGGCGGGCGACACCGCAGCGCTGCGCCGCTTCGAGGCCATCCGTATGCCGTTCATCTCGGCCTTCCAGGACATGCAGCGGATCCACCTGGCAGCCCTCGCGGAGCGCAGCGGGCAGCAGGGCGGCGGCCAGGGCGTCGGGCATCTGCCGGAGTTCGCCCCGCTTGCCCTCGGCCAGCCCGAGCTGCGCGCCGCCCTCGCGGCGGCCGGTCGCCGTCCCACCCGGAACGAGGGCTGA
- a CDS encoding 3-dehydroquinate synthase II family protein — MKFAWIDIRSVAPAHAPAVVDAAIHARLDGIVDSRPEVLATLPPTVKKVLLPSGPATAGTAEDARSRKGKSGDAKAADIAASSFADLVAVTVTDDGQLNDLRLRFLSGEKAATAFVEVVDQRTLDLACAAASVLPYTVVRFRDPTKIPLEIVIAAADRSEGQLICEVTSLEEAEIVVGVLEKGSEGLMMAPKTADDVFKLAELLASRTAPLELTPLTVQSIEHSGMGDRVCVDTCTHFEKDEGILVGSYAHGFVLCVSETHPLPYMPTRPFRVNAGALHSYTYGADNRTNYLSELHAGATVLGVGADGRTRRIAVGRVKLESRPLLTIKAVSPEGVEVSLTVQDDWHVRVLGPGAAVLNVTELKKGDQLLGYTPTDKRHVGWPVGEFCIEK; from the coding sequence GTGAAGTTCGCCTGGATCGACATTCGTTCCGTCGCCCCCGCCCACGCGCCCGCGGTCGTGGACGCGGCCATCCACGCCCGGCTCGACGGCATCGTCGACTCGCGCCCCGAGGTGCTGGCCACCCTGCCGCCGACTGTGAAGAAGGTGCTCCTCCCGTCCGGCCCGGCCACCGCCGGCACCGCCGAGGACGCCAGGTCCCGCAAGGGCAAGAGCGGCGACGCCAAGGCCGCCGACATCGCGGCGTCCTCCTTCGCCGACCTCGTCGCGGTGACCGTCACCGACGACGGCCAACTCAACGACCTGCGGCTGAGGTTCCTCTCGGGCGAGAAGGCCGCGACCGCCTTCGTCGAGGTCGTGGACCAGCGCACGCTCGACCTCGCCTGCGCCGCCGCGAGCGTGCTGCCGTACACCGTGGTCAGGTTCCGCGACCCCACCAAGATCCCGCTTGAGATCGTCATCGCCGCCGCCGACCGTTCCGAGGGCCAGCTGATCTGCGAGGTCACCTCCCTGGAGGAGGCCGAAATCGTCGTCGGCGTGCTGGAGAAGGGGTCCGAGGGCCTGATGATGGCCCCGAAGACGGCCGACGACGTCTTCAAGCTCGCGGAGCTGCTGGCCTCCAGGACCGCGCCGCTCGAACTGACCCCCCTGACCGTCCAGTCCATCGAGCACTCGGGCATGGGCGACCGGGTGTGCGTCGACACCTGCACCCACTTCGAGAAGGACGAAGGCATCCTGGTCGGCTCGTATGCGCACGGCTTTGTGCTCTGCGTCAGCGAAACCCACCCGCTGCCGTACATGCCCACCCGCCCGTTCCGCGTCAACGCCGGCGCCCTGCACTCCTACACGTACGGGGCCGACAACCGCACCAACTACCTCAGCGAGCTGCACGCCGGCGCGACCGTCCTCGGCGTCGGTGCCGACGGCCGCACCCGTCGGATCGCTGTGGGACGGGTCAAGCTCGAGTCCCGCCCGCTGCTCACCATCAAGGCGGTGTCCCCGGAGGGTGTCGAGGTCAGCCTGACCGTCCAGGACGACTGGCACGTGCGGGTGCTCGGCCCCGGGGCCGCCGTCCTCAATGTCACCGAGCTGAAGAAGGGCGACCAGCTGCTCGGCTACACGCCCACCGACAAGCGCCACGTGGGCTGGCCCGTCGGCGAGTTCTGCATCGAGAAGTGA
- a CDS encoding TetR/AcrR family transcriptional regulator: MTKPQSATRPGRAGTAGPRPRRTHGGRDRRAQILEAAAGVFIRDGFVRGSVDAIAAEANVAKQTLYNHFGDRETLVIKVVESAMDPLAAQFGTVVKETIAAHDCADLRAQFVDFGRRWVRLMLCDDTAALRWRILADAPLEESLRVALRGVDQEASIRAIAEQLALLDRAGRLSVPDAEDAARQLRALLIGEAQLQSVLGQVALDEEAIAAVAERGIGIFMRAYGR; encoded by the coding sequence GTGACGAAACCCCAGAGCGCCACGAGGCCCGGACGCGCGGGCACGGCCGGACCGCGCCCGCGCAGAACCCACGGCGGCCGGGATCGCCGGGCCCAGATCCTGGAGGCGGCGGCAGGCGTCTTCATCCGGGACGGCTTCGTACGCGGCAGCGTCGACGCCATCGCCGCCGAGGCGAACGTCGCGAAGCAGACCCTCTACAACCACTTCGGCGACCGGGAGACCCTGGTCATCAAGGTCGTCGAGAGCGCGATGGACCCCCTCGCCGCGCAGTTCGGCACGGTGGTGAAGGAGACCATCGCCGCCCACGACTGCGCCGACCTCAGAGCGCAGTTCGTCGACTTCGGCCGCCGCTGGGTGCGCCTGATGCTCTGCGATGACACGGCCGCCCTGCGGTGGCGCATCCTGGCCGACGCCCCGCTGGAGGAGTCCCTCCGCGTCGCGCTGAGGGGCGTCGACCAGGAGGCGAGCATCCGCGCCATCGCGGAGCAGCTCGCCCTCCTCGACCGGGCCGGCCGGCTGTCCGTACCCGACGCCGAGGACGCGGCCCGTCAGCTGCGGGCCCTGCTGATCGGTGAGGCTCAGCTGCAGTCGGTCCTCGGGCAGGTGGCGCTGGACGAGGAGGCGATCGCCGCAGTCGCCGAACGCGGGATCGGCATATTCATGCGGGCATACGGGCGCTGA
- a CDS encoding MDR family MFS transporter: MTRPTPPAAEPDSRIDAQLWWLCGVLVLGAVTTLLDGTIVNVAIDALTQEFGSTLDTIQWTVTGYLLALSIVVPLSGWAMERFGAKRMWLAAQALFLVGSVLSGAAWSVESLIVFRVIQGLGGGMVMPMAQAMLARAAGPSRLGRVMAVVSVPAMLAPIIGPVIGGAFVDGLNWRWIFFVNIPIGLSAIALAWVKLPAGRPAREARLDVLGLLLLSPGLALLLYGAAESGSKGFTGSGSLPYTVAGVLLLAGFAVHALRTSRTPLIDLRLLADRGYSAAVLTQFTLNAAVFGAMFLLPLYFQLERGDTVLQAGLMLAPQGVGYVIAMALVGKATDRMKPGLLALAGVFIALLGTLPFALIDENSNQAVLAAAMVARGIGVGVVTLPSLAAAYRSLAPAAMPRASSAMNIFQRLGGSVGTAVVAVVLQNAITDGKASGTPLAESFSLSFWWVFAFTALTLLPVLFLPRTVPAARPAPDGQASQPAAQKTANA; this comes from the coding sequence ATGACCCGACCCACGCCCCCGGCGGCGGAGCCGGACAGCCGGATCGACGCCCAGCTCTGGTGGCTGTGCGGCGTCCTTGTGCTCGGTGCTGTGACGACCCTGCTCGACGGGACCATCGTCAACGTCGCCATCGACGCCCTGACGCAGGAGTTCGGCTCCACGCTCGACACCATCCAGTGGACCGTCACCGGATACCTCCTCGCGCTGTCCATCGTGGTGCCGCTCTCCGGCTGGGCCATGGAGCGCTTCGGCGCCAAGCGGATGTGGCTGGCCGCGCAGGCTCTCTTCCTGGTCGGCTCGGTGCTGTCCGGCGCCGCCTGGTCGGTGGAGAGCCTCATCGTCTTCCGGGTGATCCAGGGGCTCGGCGGCGGCATGGTGATGCCCATGGCGCAGGCCATGCTCGCCCGGGCCGCCGGACCGAGCAGGCTGGGCCGCGTCATGGCCGTGGTCTCCGTCCCCGCCATGCTCGCCCCGATCATCGGCCCGGTGATCGGAGGAGCGTTCGTGGACGGGCTGAACTGGCGCTGGATCTTCTTTGTGAACATCCCCATCGGCCTGTCCGCCATCGCGCTGGCCTGGGTCAAGCTGCCCGCCGGGCGGCCCGCCCGGGAGGCCCGGCTCGATGTGCTGGGCCTGCTGCTGCTCTCCCCCGGCCTCGCCCTGCTGCTCTACGGTGCCGCCGAGAGCGGCAGCAAGGGCTTCACCGGCAGCGGCAGCCTCCCGTACACGGTGGCCGGTGTGCTGCTGCTGGCCGGCTTCGCCGTGCACGCGCTGCGCACTTCCCGCACGCCCCTGATCGACCTGCGGCTGCTCGCGGACCGCGGCTACTCGGCGGCCGTGCTCACCCAGTTCACCCTGAACGCGGCCGTGTTCGGCGCCATGTTCCTGCTCCCGCTCTACTTCCAGCTGGAGCGCGGCGACACCGTGCTGCAGGCCGGCCTGATGCTGGCACCGCAGGGCGTCGGCTATGTCATCGCGATGGCCCTCGTCGGCAAGGCCACCGACCGGATGAAGCCCGGACTGCTGGCGCTGGCCGGCGTGTTCATCGCCCTGCTCGGCACGCTGCCGTTCGCCCTGATCGACGAGAACTCCAACCAGGCGGTGCTCGCCGCCGCCATGGTCGCCCGCGGTATCGGCGTCGGCGTGGTCACCCTGCCCAGCCTGGCCGCGGCCTACCGCTCCCTGGCCCCGGCGGCGATGCCTCGGGCGTCGAGCGCCATGAACATCTTCCAGCGGCTGGGCGGTTCCGTCGGCACCGCGGTCGTCGCGGTCGTTCTGCAGAACGCCATCACGGACGGCAAGGCTTCCGGGACGCCGCTCGCCGAGTCGTTCAGCCTGTCCTTCTGGTGGGTGTTCGCCTTCACCGCGCTCACCCTGCTGCCGGTGCTGTTCCTGCCCCGTACGGTCCCGGCTGCCCGGCCGGCCCCGGACGGGCAGGCGTCCCAGCCGGCGGCCCAGAAGACGGCCAACGCGTAG
- a CDS encoding flavin reductase family protein yields MGRFCTGVTVIACGTGTSTEAMTANSLTSVSLDPLLLLVSVRTNGRLHRQLSQGEAFSVSVLAEEQQQLSGVFARQDRPRGIAAYERLGRWTGAGGTALAAGSLAAFECTVEAAYPGGDHTLFLGRVTSVHQGRTTDRPLVFYAGGYPRLTDQRPVPALSRPREVESTHV; encoded by the coding sequence ATGGGACGGTTCTGCACCGGCGTCACCGTCATCGCGTGCGGGACCGGAACGTCCACCGAGGCGATGACCGCCAATTCGCTGACGTCCGTGTCGCTCGATCCCCTGCTGCTCCTGGTGAGCGTGCGGACGAACGGCCGGCTGCACCGGCAGCTGAGTCAGGGCGAGGCGTTCTCCGTGAGCGTGCTGGCGGAGGAGCAGCAGCAGCTGTCCGGGGTCTTCGCCCGCCAGGACCGGCCCCGTGGCATCGCGGCCTACGAGCGGCTCGGCCGCTGGACCGGAGCCGGTGGCACCGCGCTGGCCGCAGGGTCGCTCGCCGCGTTCGAGTGCACCGTCGAGGCCGCCTATCCCGGCGGCGACCACACCCTCTTCCTGGGCCGGGTGACCTCCGTCCACCAGGGGCGGACCACGGACCGGCCGCTTGTGTTCTACGCGGGCGGCTATCCCCGGCTCACCGACCAACGTCCCGTGCCCGCCCTGAGCAGGCCACGCGAGGTGGAGAGCACCCATGTCTGA
- a CDS encoding 2-amino-3,7-dideoxy-D-threo-hept-6-ulosonate synthase produces MPRSLSSGRGLRLSRLSRRADDRYLFIPLDHSVSDGPVVNADEFGALMGALVAGGADAVIVHKGRARNIDPRHLRECALIIHLSAGTAHAADTNQKVLVGSVEDAVQLGADAVSVHVNVGSETEAQQLADLGSVAAACTRWEMPLLAMIYPRGPRISNAHDPKLLAHVVNIAADLGADLIKTSAAVPMSSMAAVVASCPVPVLVAGGPQNGQDLAGYAQSALDAGCSGLAVGRRVFTSPDPEKLVRELVETVHAPHPHNPVGLPLSVSALYDTAATV; encoded by the coding sequence ATGCCTCGATCCCTTTCCAGTGGAAGGGGGCTTCGTCTCAGCCGGCTCTCCCGCCGGGCCGACGATCGATACCTCTTCATCCCGCTGGACCACTCCGTCTCCGACGGCCCGGTCGTCAATGCCGATGAATTCGGCGCCCTCATGGGGGCGCTGGTCGCCGGCGGCGCCGACGCGGTGATCGTGCACAAGGGCCGTGCCCGGAACATCGACCCCCGGCATCTGCGGGAGTGCGCGCTGATCATCCATCTCAGCGCGGGCACCGCCCATGCCGCCGACACCAACCAGAAGGTGCTGGTCGGCAGTGTCGAGGACGCCGTGCAGCTCGGCGCCGACGCGGTCAGCGTCCACGTCAACGTGGGCTCCGAGACAGAGGCCCAGCAGCTCGCCGACCTCGGCAGCGTGGCCGCCGCGTGCACGCGGTGGGAGATGCCGCTGCTCGCGATGATCTATCCGCGTGGCCCCCGGATCAGCAATGCACACGACCCCAAACTGCTCGCCCATGTGGTGAACATCGCCGCCGACCTCGGCGCCGACCTCATCAAGACCTCGGCGGCCGTGCCGATGAGCTCGATGGCCGCGGTCGTGGCCAGCTGCCCGGTGCCGGTGCTGGTCGCGGGCGGTCCGCAGAACGGCCAGGACCTCGCCGGGTACGCGCAGAGCGCGCTCGACGCCGGTTGCAGCGGCCTCGCCGTCGGCCGCCGGGTCTTCACCAGCCCCGACCCCGAGAAGCTGGTGCGGGAGCTCGTCGAGACCGTGCACGCTCCTCACCCGCACAATCCGGTCGGGCTTCCGCTCTCCGTCTCCGCGCTCTATGACACGGCCGCCACGGTCTGA
- a CDS encoding arylamine N-acetyltransferase family protein, translating to MPQPDWHGYLARIGYEGPLDPTLEVLRALCRAHVRSVPFELLDGPDGIKPEIDTQSVFEKVVVRRQGGSCMEVNNLFAALLTSLGYDVTTLAARPWLPQDRAYTETGDHMVLLVRLAGAEWLVDVAYSQLTAVEPLELDGTVRTERGWEFRVLRDGEAFVAQRKGLSGRWAPIHCFTRDPKGAEHFGEIVELYLNPANDSPILHTLMCSRVTPDGKVTLVNDLLIEAVEGGAERSSRVETAHAFHQVMETVFAGHPQLAERGTRIRQRLMGDHPPAAPTTEETIV from the coding sequence ATGCCACAGCCGGACTGGCACGGGTACCTGGCCCGCATCGGCTACGAGGGCCCGCTCGACCCCACCCTGGAGGTGCTCCGCGCCCTGTGCCGGGCGCATGTGCGCAGCGTCCCCTTCGAGCTGCTCGACGGACCGGACGGCATCAAGCCGGAGATCGACACGCAGAGCGTCTTCGAGAAGGTCGTGGTCCGCCGTCAGGGCGGCTCCTGCATGGAGGTCAACAACCTCTTCGCGGCGCTGCTGACCTCCCTCGGCTATGACGTGACCACGCTGGCCGCCCGCCCGTGGCTGCCCCAGGACCGGGCTTACACGGAGACCGGCGACCACATGGTCCTTCTGGTGCGGCTCGCCGGCGCCGAATGGCTGGTCGACGTCGCCTACTCCCAGTTGACCGCTGTCGAGCCGCTTGAACTCGACGGGACCGTGCGCACCGAGCGGGGCTGGGAGTTCCGGGTGCTCCGCGACGGTGAGGCGTTCGTCGCGCAGCGCAAGGGGCTCAGTGGCCGGTGGGCTCCGATCCACTGCTTCACGCGCGACCCGAAGGGCGCCGAGCACTTCGGCGAGATCGTCGAGCTCTATCTCAACCCCGCGAACGACTCACCGATCCTGCACACCCTGATGTGCTCGCGCGTCACTCCGGACGGCAAGGTCACGCTCGTCAACGACCTGCTGATCGAGGCCGTCGAGGGCGGCGCCGAGCGCAGCAGCAGGGTCGAGACCGCCCATGCCTTTCACCAGGTGATGGAGACGGTGTTCGCCGGCCATCCGCAGCTGGCCGAGCGCGGAACACGTATCCGGCAGCGCCTGATGGGAGACCACCCCCCAGCCGCACCGACCACCGAGGAGACCATCGTATGA
- a CDS encoding class I adenylate-forming enzyme family protein has protein sequence MENAPLKSWIADMLRRHPEDTIWAQAQTQVTWGTLRSKVADLAQLFEIQGIRPGSTVAVQMIPSFTYLWTVLALWTRGAQVILMDPRLTRTEVERLLNLCEPQFLISSGSSGAIRVVFQGECEVQVEVRRSGHPAGNPHVLLQFSSGSTGYPKVIGRTADSLLAELASFAKLPEMPRAGERVLLGNSLTHSFGLIGGVLHALGAGATLVFTTNAQPRAMLSTLAASQANVLFGVPFHFELLTRVPEPLPLPALRIAVSGGEALRPEVYEQFHERYGVRIGQAYGMTETGIIATDLTGALEPPAVGHPVPGTQVRVRAGELEVHTDISPYLYAGDIASRYADGWLRTHDLCTVDEETGALSVHGRTDSLVVIGGLKVDLSEVELALAEHPNVTESVVLFGSTIEAFVGVTGGTTARELQAWCRDRLSHYKIPRRFELAPAIPRTSNGKLVRNRELLMSRMSPASPARSGLSGARG, from the coding sequence ATGGAGAACGCGCCGCTCAAAAGCTGGATCGCGGACATGCTCCGCCGGCACCCGGAGGACACGATCTGGGCGCAGGCCCAGACGCAGGTGACCTGGGGCACTCTGCGCTCGAAGGTGGCTGATCTGGCCCAGCTCTTCGAGATCCAGGGCATCAGGCCCGGTTCGACCGTCGCCGTGCAGATGATCCCCAGCTTCACCTACCTGTGGACCGTGCTGGCGCTGTGGACGCGCGGTGCCCAGGTCATCCTGATGGACCCGCGACTCACCCGGACCGAGGTGGAGCGCCTGCTCAACCTGTGCGAACCACAGTTCCTGATCAGCTCCGGCTCCTCCGGTGCGATTCGCGTGGTCTTCCAGGGCGAGTGCGAGGTCCAGGTGGAGGTCCGCCGCAGCGGGCACCCGGCAGGCAACCCGCATGTGCTGCTCCAGTTCAGCTCGGGCTCCACCGGCTACCCGAAGGTCATCGGCCGCACCGCCGACTCGCTGCTGGCAGAACTGGCCAGCTTTGCGAAGCTGCCCGAGATGCCGCGTGCCGGTGAGCGGGTCCTGCTCGGCAACTCGCTGACCCACTCCTTCGGGCTGATCGGCGGTGTCCTGCACGCGCTCGGAGCGGGCGCCACCCTGGTCTTCACCACCAACGCCCAGCCCCGGGCGATGCTGTCTACCCTCGCCGCGTCGCAGGCGAATGTGCTGTTCGGGGTGCCCTTCCACTTCGAACTGCTCACCCGTGTCCCGGAGCCGCTGCCGCTGCCCGCCCTGCGGATCGCCGTGTCCGGCGGCGAGGCACTGCGCCCCGAGGTGTACGAGCAGTTCCACGAGCGGTACGGCGTCCGGATCGGCCAGGCCTACGGGATGACCGAGACGGGCATCATCGCAACCGACCTGACCGGCGCCCTGGAGCCACCCGCAGTGGGGCACCCGGTCCCCGGCACCCAAGTCCGGGTCCGTGCCGGCGAGCTGGAGGTCCATACGGACATATCCCCCTACCTGTACGCCGGCGACATCGCGAGCCGCTATGCCGACGGCTGGCTGCGCACCCACGACCTGTGCACGGTCGACGAGGAGACCGGGGCGCTGTCCGTGCACGGGAGGACCGACTCCCTGGTCGTCATCGGCGGCCTGAAGGTCGACCTCAGCGAGGTGGAACTGGCTCTGGCCGAGCACCCGAACGTCACCGAGTCGGTGGTCCTCTTCGGCAGCACCATCGAGGCGTTCGTCGGCGTCACCGGCGGCACCACCGCGCGCGAGCTGCAGGCATGGTGCCGGGACCGGCTGAGCCATTACAAGATCCCGCGCAGGTTCGAGCTCGCTCCCGCGATCCCCAGGACCAGCAACGGAAAGCTGGTGCGCAACCGCGAGTTGCTGATGTCGCGCATGAGTCCGGCGTCGCCCGCGCGGTCCGGTCTGAGCGGGGCCCGAGGATGA
- a CDS encoding LLM class flavin-dependent oxidoreductase, producing MSRPHIGFGAFISPLHPPGENPTLQLWRDLELVEWLDELGLDEAWIGEHHSGGWGTIGSPEIFLAAAAERTRQIRLGTGVTSLPYHHPFMVASRIVQLDHQTRGRVMLGVGAGSAPGDAHMLGIDPGEQRRMTAESLEAVLELLAGRGPVTRRTDWFTLRDARLQHRPFRPGGIEVAISSAASPQSMQLAGRHGLSPLSFASPRPGGTAPDLARQWEYAEEAAAAAGRTVRRADWRLVVNVYVGESRRQAMEELREGAAAWMRGYFGDIVGLPVDALGIEPGGEIEALVESGAAIVGSPDEVADGIEQLHKSSGGFGKLLVTGADWASRENTKRSFERLARFVVPQFNGSLEGFETSREWVRENRTEFVTQAIGAFQRAFTDSGAAAPKLPLPVPATPEETS from the coding sequence ATGAGCAGGCCGCACATCGGCTTCGGAGCCTTTATCTCCCCCCTCCACCCACCCGGCGAGAACCCGACCCTGCAACTGTGGCGGGACCTCGAACTGGTGGAGTGGCTGGACGAACTCGGCCTGGACGAGGCATGGATCGGCGAGCACCACTCCGGTGGCTGGGGCACCATCGGCAGCCCCGAGATCTTCCTCGCGGCAGCCGCCGAGCGCACCCGGCAGATCCGGCTGGGCACCGGTGTGACCAGCCTCCCGTACCACCACCCCTTCATGGTGGCCTCGCGGATCGTCCAGCTCGACCACCAGACGCGTGGCCGGGTGATGCTGGGCGTCGGCGCCGGCTCGGCCCCGGGCGACGCCCACATGCTGGGGATCGACCCCGGCGAGCAGCGCCGGATGACCGCCGAGTCACTGGAGGCGGTACTCGAACTGCTCGCCGGACGGGGGCCGGTGACCCGGCGGACGGACTGGTTCACCCTGCGCGACGCGCGGCTGCAGCACCGACCGTTCCGCCCCGGTGGCATCGAGGTCGCGATCTCCAGCGCCGCCTCCCCGCAGAGCATGCAGCTGGCCGGGCGGCACGGGCTGAGCCCGCTGTCGTTCGCCTCGCCGCGGCCCGGCGGTACCGCGCCGGATCTGGCGCGTCAGTGGGAGTACGCCGAGGAGGCTGCTGCGGCGGCCGGTCGGACCGTACGACGTGCCGACTGGCGGCTGGTCGTCAATGTCTACGTCGGCGAGTCCCGCCGGCAGGCGATGGAGGAGCTGCGCGAGGGTGCGGCCGCCTGGATGCGGGGCTACTTCGGCGACATCGTCGGCCTGCCGGTCGATGCGCTGGGCATCGAGCCCGGCGGTGAGATCGAGGCGCTGGTGGAGTCGGGCGCCGCGATCGTCGGTTCGCCCGACGAGGTGGCCGACGGCATCGAGCAGCTCCACAAGAGCAGCGGCGGCTTTGGAAAGCTGCTGGTCACCGGCGCGGACTGGGCGTCACGCGAGAACACCAAGCGCAGCTTCGAACGCCTGGCGCGGTTTGTCGTCCCGCAGTTCAACGGGTCGCTGGAGGGCTTCGAGACCTCCCGTGAGTGGGTGAGGGAGAACCGCACCGAGTTCGTCACCCAGGCGATCGGCGCCTTCCAGAGGGCCTTCACGGACTCCGGTGCAGCCGCCCCGAAGCTTCCGCTGCCCGTCCCGGCCACCCCGGAGGAGACCTCGTGA